A single window of Leptospira wolffii serovar Khorat str. Khorat-H2 DNA harbors:
- a CDS encoding ABC transporter ATP-binding protein: MKIFFRLMSYSVRYKYRFLLGIVFALLTAVLNAVSLTSIIPLFDTMAADPNVRFQFEITAAEEQILLKSRYAPLDPLEHSKKILIDLKKWSNGRTKYMEPREVVWAVCLLILPLYVLKLLSYLASVYCLATAGYWAVRDIRQKLFEKNQMLPLTYFFKEKTGLLMSRIINDVEVVSAVISSNFRDATINFFYVVTHLLVLLYLNTELLLIACGTVPLIILPVTLFTKKITRSTERLQEKMADLNANLQEMISGIKVIRIFNTERHEKEKFSKINQNVYRRNFKGQYYLQIAPSLVELTSSLVVLGFFALGAKYILAGKTDSPFTVGQFMVFLLTLLFLLRPLTQLSQMVGKVSQAIIAGKRIFEIIDLETEDHSEEAKIKTEKLSDSISFRNITFAYPGTNSEVLKDINLTIKVGETVAIVGASGCGKSTLMDLIPRFFDPSTGSIEFDGNNIKDLSLADLRKKIGIVTQDIFLFHGNVADNIAYGKPGASRKDVIRAARLAHAHDFIKKMDNGYDSVLGVRGLNLSGGQRQRLVIARALLRDPEIMILDEATSALDTESERLVSDALRRLFANRTTFVIAHRLSTIKDIPRIIVMDNGRIVEEGNHNSLMEQNGIYRKLTDNQYAGTGILP, encoded by the coding sequence ATGAAGATCTTTTTCCGCCTAATGTCCTATTCCGTACGTTATAAGTATCGGTTTTTATTAGGCATAGTCTTTGCTCTGCTGACTGCGGTATTGAATGCTGTCTCCCTGACTTCCATCATTCCCCTTTTCGACACCATGGCCGCCGATCCGAACGTGCGATTTCAGTTCGAGATTACCGCGGCGGAAGAACAGATTCTTCTCAAATCCAGATACGCTCCCTTGGATCCTCTGGAACATTCCAAAAAGATACTGATCGATCTCAAAAAATGGTCCAACGGAAGAACCAAGTATATGGAACCTCGAGAAGTCGTATGGGCAGTCTGCCTTCTCATTCTTCCGTTATACGTTTTGAAATTACTCTCGTATCTGGCCTCCGTCTATTGTCTGGCGACGGCGGGCTACTGGGCCGTTCGTGATATTCGACAGAAGCTCTTCGAGAAGAATCAGATGTTGCCTCTCACATACTTCTTTAAGGAGAAGACGGGACTCTTGATGAGCCGGATCATAAACGACGTAGAAGTCGTATCCGCAGTCATCTCCTCCAATTTTCGGGACGCGACCATCAACTTTTTTTACGTAGTCACACACCTACTCGTACTGCTTTATTTAAATACGGAATTATTACTGATCGCTTGCGGAACGGTCCCGCTCATCATTCTTCCCGTCACCTTGTTCACCAAGAAGATCACCCGCTCCACGGAAAGACTACAGGAAAAGATGGCGGATCTGAACGCGAATCTCCAGGAGATGATCTCTGGAATTAAGGTGATTCGTATCTTTAATACCGAGAGGCACGAGAAGGAAAAATTTTCGAAAATCAACCAGAACGTTTATCGTAGGAACTTCAAGGGTCAATACTATCTGCAAATCGCGCCTAGCCTAGTGGAATTGACGTCTTCTCTTGTGGTTCTCGGATTCTTCGCTCTCGGAGCCAAATATATCTTAGCGGGCAAGACGGATTCTCCGTTCACAGTCGGCCAGTTCATGGTCTTCCTACTTACCCTTCTATTTCTACTTCGCCCTCTCACTCAGCTTTCGCAGATGGTGGGAAAAGTATCCCAAGCGATCATCGCGGGAAAAAGAATCTTCGAAATCATCGATCTGGAAACCGAAGACCATAGCGAAGAAGCCAAAATCAAAACGGAAAAACTTTCGGATTCCATTTCCTTCCGCAATATAACTTTCGCCTATCCTGGAACCAATTCCGAAGTCCTAAAGGATATCAACCTGACGATTAAGGTAGGCGAAACGGTCGCCATAGTAGGCGCAAGCGGCTGCGGTAAATCCACTCTAATGGATTTAATCCCTAGATTTTTCGATCCGAGTACCGGATCCATAGAGTTCGACGGCAATAATATAAAAGATCTGAGCTTAGCCGATCTCCGCAAAAAGATCGGAATCGTTACCCAGGATATCTTTCTATTTCACGGAAACGTTGCGGATAACATCGCCTACGGAAAACCGGGAGCGTCGCGCAAAGACGTTATTCGCGCTGCGAGATTGGCCCACGCGCACGACTTTATTAAGAAAATGGATAACGGTTACGATAGCGTTTTAGGTGTTCGAGGATTGAACCTCTCCGGTGGACAAAGACAGCGCCTTGTGATCGCAAGAGCCCTATTACGGGATCCGGAGATCATGATTTTGGACGAGGCTACGTCGGCTTTGGACACCGAATCCGAAAGATTGGTAAGCGACGCGTTACGAAGACTCTTCGCGAACCGGACGACTTTCGTAATCGCCCACAGACTTTCCACCATTAAGGATATTCCCAGAATCATAGTAATGGACAACGGAAGAATCGTAGAGGAAGGAAATCATAATTCCTTAATGGAACAAAACGGAATCTACCGGAAACTTACCGACAATCAATACGCAGGAACGGGAATCCTACCTTGA
- a CDS encoding carbon-nitrogen hydrolase family protein, producing MRRSVLLLSLLVAGFYGFWCNYDLGNAEEARILSVDSISYGNGRGKGNLIGVEPYMIPADYSNQEKFLQKTESYFIKAKEEGWLNEKTVMVFPEYYATWLVVADEKSGVYSASDIQSGLFLLILRHPFRFLADYISSSEREALQAALFRTKSGSMREIYENTFSYLSRKYGVTILAGSIVLESPILESGKITSNSKDLYNASFVFGREGRVLDPPVRKRFLTEEEKPFLSASSSPGVVVPTPAGRMGVLVCADSWYPESYENLRKNGADFIAVPSYINRGESSVWDKPWGGYNGEKNPSDVDPKDIGKISEAEAWKKYALLGRASRLGFQNGINIFLQGKLWDLESDGETFLLQGGRQTVASLPQARKNTIYNLWL from the coding sequence ATGCGGAGATCCGTTCTGTTATTATCCTTACTAGTCGCGGGGTTTTACGGTTTTTGGTGCAATTACGATTTAGGAAATGCCGAGGAAGCGAGGATTCTTTCCGTGGATTCGATATCTTACGGAAATGGTCGAGGCAAAGGAAACCTGATCGGAGTCGAGCCATATATGATTCCCGCAGATTACTCGAACCAAGAAAAGTTCCTACAGAAAACCGAATCCTATTTTATCAAGGCAAAGGAAGAAGGCTGGCTGAACGAAAAGACGGTTATGGTCTTTCCCGAATATTATGCGACCTGGCTCGTGGTTGCGGATGAAAAATCCGGAGTGTATTCCGCTTCTGATATCCAATCCGGATTATTCCTTTTGATTTTGAGACATCCTTTTCGATTCCTTGCCGATTATATTTCATCTTCCGAGAGGGAGGCGCTACAAGCGGCGTTATTCCGGACTAAATCGGGATCGATGCGCGAGATATATGAGAATACATTCTCCTACCTTTCCCGCAAATACGGAGTCACCATTCTCGCCGGATCCATCGTTTTAGAATCTCCCATCCTGGAGTCCGGAAAAATCACTTCGAATTCCAAAGATCTGTATAATGCTAGTTTCGTGTTCGGAAGAGAAGGCCGGGTCTTGGATCCGCCGGTGAGAAAACGTTTTTTGACCGAAGAGGAAAAACCGTTCTTAAGCGCTTCCTCTTCTCCCGGAGTCGTAGTTCCTACACCTGCCGGTAGGATGGGGGTGTTGGTTTGTGCCGATTCCTGGTATCCCGAATCCTACGAGAATCTTCGTAAGAATGGAGCGGACTTCATTGCGGTTCCATCTTATATCAATCGGGGAGAGAGTTCTGTTTGGGATAAGCCTTGGGGAGGTTATAACGGAGAAAAGAATCCTTCCGATGTGGATCCTAAGGATATCGGAAAAATTTCGGAGGCCGAGGCTTGGAAAAAATACGCTCTACTCGGCCGAGCAAGCAGACTCGGTTTTCAAAACGGGATCAATATCTTCCTACAAGGAAAACTTTGGGATTTGGAATCGGACGGAGAAACGTTTTTATTACAGGGCGGAAGGCAAACCGTAGCCTCTCTGCCCCAAGCAAGGAAGAACACTATCTACAATCTATGGCTTTAA
- a CDS encoding response regulator translates to MKKPLILVVDDNDRYANNLIEYLKTLGCETIRAIDAAQGWSMYRANKNLLKAVITDITMETQTSGLWMIRNIHKDGFSGIKVIATTGFDVAGVMAISKYLLPWFAGIEYMVPKVPLKAGKVLLLPTKLGSATFEEKLKAL, encoded by the coding sequence TTGAAGAAGCCTTTAATCTTGGTCGTAGACGATAACGATCGCTACGCGAATAATCTGATCGAATATCTAAAAACGCTCGGTTGCGAAACGATTCGCGCCATCGATGCGGCACAAGGCTGGAGCATGTATCGCGCCAATAAGAACCTGCTAAAAGCGGTGATCACGGATATTACCATGGAAACCCAAACTTCCGGTTTATGGATGATTCGCAATATTCATAAGGACGGATTCTCCGGGATCAAGGTAATCGCAACCACAGGCTTTGATGTGGCGGGAGTCATGGCGATCAGCAAATACCTTCTCCCTTGGTTTGCGGGGATCGAGTATATGGTTCCTAAAGTTCCCTTGAAAGCGGGAAAGGTACTCTTACTTCCTACAAAACTAGGATCCGCAACCTTCGAAGAAAAATTAAAGGCTCTTTAA